The sequence CGCAACAGTTGATAAGATTCATTTTCATGTGCTTGACGGTAGCGTTCGAGCAGTTCGCCTAACAAACGACGGCAAAGCTCCATACGTTGCATGGAATAAGTAACTACATCGCCCGACAGGTCATAAATCATCACGCGGGGGTCTATGCCTCTGCCCGGCGTGCGCATGTCGTCTGCATCATTGCCAAACATAAGCGCATGTTCGGTAGAGCGCTCCAATAGCTTTTGACGGCGTTGCGCTTCTGCGTCAGGGTCTTCTAAGTTGCCATAGGCAAACTCAATAGCCCAATGGTCATAAGGTCCGGGCTTGGTGGTAAAGAATTGCCCTTGTTTTGCTTTGTCCAGTGCTAAGTTGGCAGCGGGGTAGTCCATTACCGATGCCGTCAAGCCTACCTGCTGGGTGAGTTGCTTATCATGTATTTCATCGGGCATATGCAGTTGGCTTGCTTTCATGTTGTGATTCAAGCCTAAGGTGTGCCCCATTTCATGCAGCACAAGGTAGTACAAGGCATTTTCGACGTATTCTTTGATTTCGGCTTCTGAGGCACCGGTCAAGCTCAAAGCGGTTACACCAAACAGGGCTGCCTGATGCATATAATAAGAAGCCTCACAAGCGTTGGGGTGTTTTTCAAGCCACTCCTCTTTGCTTTGCAGCCACTGGCTGATACCCGCCACGTCGAAGGCTTCCTGCTGACGCAAGCGATTGGTAAAGAACACAAACTCCAGCATGATGTCGGCGCCTAATATCTGCCCTGTTCTCGGGTTCACGAAGCTGGGACCGTAGCCCCCAAAAGGCGGTGTGGGCGAAGAAGTCCAACGCAATACGTTGTAGCGGATATCGCCAGCATCCCAATCGGCGGTGTCGGGCTGCACGCGTATGTCGATGGCATTTTTGAAGCCTGCTTTTTCAAAAGCTTCATTCCAGCGCAAGCCGGCTTGGCGAATAATGTCGCGAAACTCATACGGTGTGGTGTTTTCAATCCAGAAGACAATAGGCTCTACCGGTTCAGACAGCTCGGCGTTGGGATTCTTCTTTTTCAGATGCCACTTGTGCACCAAGTCACGGTAGTTCACTGCCTTGGTGGTGGTCATATCGTTCACTTGAGTAGTGAAATAGCCTACACGCGGGTCATCCAATACAGGGACAAAATCGTTTTGTGGCATCTCTATGAGGGTATGTTGGAAGAAAATACTCACAAAACGGCTGTCTGCCAGCTCTTCTGCTCTCTCTCCGGGATTTGAATTGTCGAAGACATATTCTACAATCACGTCAGTATTGGCAGGGTAATTCTTCAAGGCTACAAACTTGGTTTTTTCTTTGCTAAGGTTGCCCAACTTAAATCCTTTGTATTCGGGTGGGTAGTTGGGTTTAATGGGATTGAAGTGCTCTGCCAGAAATACTTCATCAGCTTTGATAAGGTAGCGCTCATTTTTTTCATCGGCAGCTTCTATTTTCACACTCACCAGCACTGCATCGCTGATGTTGGCATGGGCAGCACGGCTCAGAGGGCTCTTGGGGTCAAAATAGAAGGAAGTGTTTTTATTGATAAACTCGATGCGGTCGAAGTGACGACGCACCGAAAAAATTGCATTGCCACGGAAAGCACCGCGGAAACTGCCAGCAGGCACAGCACCATCCACTACATGACTAAAATAAATGTATTCTTTTTCGAGCTGCGGTGCTTCGATGAGCATATACACCGTGCCGTCTTCTTTGTTTTGGTAGAGTTTAAACAGCCCATCGTAGGCAGTGCATTTCGAGGTGATGTCTTCAATGCTCTTTTTCTTTTTATCCTGTGAGGGAGCTTGCTGCGCTACTTGGGCTTTTTTCTTCTTTTTGCCAAACAACTGCGCATGGCTTGGTTGCGCTTGCCCCAACAAAAGAAGGATTGCTACCAAGGGTATCCATGTGTATTTCATAACTATGCTGTCTTTAATTTTTTGAAACAAACTTTTTAGATGTAACGACAAGGTAGTAGTAAAATTTTACAAAGCGACAATAAAATAAAAACAAAGCCTCACTTGGCAAGCGAAGCTTGTTTTTTTATGCTGCATAAGTGCATTATTTCTTCGTAAAGACTCAGACCAGCTTGCAAATACCAAAAAAAACAGACTTAAAAAGCAGTTTTGTGTTGGCTGAGCATCTTCTATGTATCCAAAATGCGGATAATATTCACCGGGCAATATTCAGCTGCCAAACGATTGGCTTCCAGTTCTTCTTCATGAATAAGCACCGAAAAGATGCCTTTCTTTTCTTTTGCGCCAAGCAACACCGATTTACCGTCTTTTTTGGACATGCGCCAGCGCTCCGGGGCTACTTCCACACAGGCATTGCAACCGATGCATTTTTGGCGGTATTGTATGACTCTGTATTTCTTTTTCATCCAGACTCAGGCTTCTGTTTCGGCTTTCTGCGAGACCTCTACCACTTTGTAAAGCTTATCAGAAGGGCGCACTTTTTCGGGCACTTTCACGGAGAAGATATCGCCTTTTTTCACTTCTTCTACGGGGCGGTCGTCTATGCGTAGCTCTTCCACTTTGGTTTGTATGAATCCGGTGGTGGGTCCCGTAATCATGATTTCATCGCCTACGCGCAGGCTGTGGGTTTCCATTTCAAACTCTGCCACGCCGATGCGGTCGAAGTATTTGCGTCCGCGACCCAAATAGATTTTACGTTTGGTAGCAGCCGAACCATATTCTTTGCTCCACTCGCCCAGTTTTCGTCCCAAATAATAGCCATCCCAGAAGCCGCGGTTATAGACCGTAGCCAGTCGCTCTTTCCATTCGGCTATCTTTTCGGGGGTATAGGTTCCTTCGGCGATGCTGTCGATAGCCTCGCGATAACAACGGGTAGTTACATATACGTAGTCGGCAGAGCGCCCACGCCCCTCTATTTTAAGCACACTCACACCTGCTTCTATGATTTTGTCTAAGAAGTCAATGGTGCACAAATCTTTGGCAGACATAATGTACTCATTGTCTATCTCCAACTCATATCCTTCTTCTTTGTCGATGACGATATAGCTGCGGCGGCAATTCTGAATGCAAGCTCCACGGTTAGCAGAGGCATTGTGTGAGTGCAAACTAAGATAGCATTTGCCAGACACTGCCATGCAGAGCGCTCCATGTCCAAAAATTTCGATACGCACCAGCTCACCCGAGGGACCCTTCACTTGACGGCGCTCTATTTCTCGCACAATATCGGCTACTTGCTTCAAACTCAGCTCACGCGCCATCACCATCACATCGGCAAAGGCGGAGTAAAACTCCACAGTTTCGATGTTGGTGATGTTGGCTTGAGTAGAGATATGCACGGGCATGCCCACACGACGGCAGTAGCTCATCACCGCATGGTCGGAGGCGATGATGGCATTTACCCCGGCTGCCTTCGAGGCATCCACGATTTCGCGCATGAGGCGCAGGTCGTGGTCATAAATGATGGTGTTGAGCGTAATGTATGATTTCACGCCTTTCGAGGCGGTCATATCCACGATTTTGGGCAAATCTTCCAAAGTAAAGTTGATGCTTGAGCGCGCCCGCATGTTGAGCTGCTCAATGCCAAAGTAGATAGAGTTTGCTCCTGCCTTCACTGCCGAGGCAATCGCCTCGAAGCTTCCCGCCGGCGCCATTAGTTCCATTTGAGCCATGATTGCTTATTCGTTTTTGTTTGAGCATACAAATTTACGCATTCATAAAGGAAAGCACAAAAGGGCATTATGCTTTGCAAGCGCGAAGCATGCGCTGTTTGCCCTGCATATCGCGGCGCAGCTGCACCTGCTGAAACCCATACTGTTCAAGCATGTGTTTGCAAGCCATCCCGTAATCCTCGTGTATTTCAAAAAACAAATATCCGCCGGGCAGCAGCGTATGCCACGCATAACGGGCAATGGCTTCATAAAAAAGCAGGGGGCGACTGTCATCGACAAAAAGGGCTATAGGCGGTTCATAATCAAGCACATGGCGCTGCATAAGCGCTTTTTCCTTTTTAGGTATATAAGGCGGATTGCTCACAATGACTTCCCACTGCTCGTTGTGAGTGGAAGCCGCAGCTTCTCTCAGAACATCCTTGTGCGAAAACCGAATTTCCACATGATGAAAGGCTGCATTGCGAGCGGCTTGCTCAAGCGCTTGCGACGACACATCCCAAGCGTGCACTTCGACAGCCGGCAGGTGTTTCTTCAAGGTGATGGCAATACACCCGCTGCCGGTACCTATGTCTAACAAACGAAGTGGCTGCCCGGGCGCTATGGACTGCAGCACCCACTCCACAAGCTCTTCGGTTTCTCGGCGGGGAATCAAAACAGCAGGGCTTACTTCGAAGCGCATGCCAAAGAAATAAGCCTCGCCAAGTACATACTGCACGGGCTCATGACGCAGCAAACGCTCTATATCCTGCTCTATACGCCGGCTTACTGCTTCGCTTAAAGACAAAGGGGCATTCAACAGGCGTTGGGCACTGCCTGCGCAGGCGCGCTTTTCAAGCAACCAGCGGGCAATGGCACGCGCTTCCGGCTCGGTATATACCACCAAAAGGCGTTCAAGCAGCCCCCTCTCCCATTCTTTGTAAGGTTTAACAGGCATTTTTCGACAAAGGTATCAATTTTGTAGCTTTGCAAAGACTGTATTGGCATTCTTTAAACATTATGTACTTTTCATGAAAGCCCTCATTCGATGGAGTTTGCGCTTTATTCCCCGTCCATGGCTTCAAAGAGCTGTTCCGGCGATTTTTCCGATACTTGCGGTTTGGTACCGAGGCAAGCGCTATGAATGCCCCATATGCCAAAGCCGGTGGCGCAAAATGCTGCCCTACGGCAGGGTGCAAATGCGGGCAAATGCGCTCTGCCCCAAATGCCAGTCGTTGGAACGACACCGTCTGATATGGTTATACCTGCAACGAAAAACAGACTTTTTCTCTGCTCCTCATAAGGTGCTGCACATAGCCCCCGAAGTTTGTTTTGTGGAACGTTTCAAACAGTTGCCACAGCTGAAGTATTATACTGCCGACCTCGAATCGCCTTGGGCAGACATCAAAATGGATATCCGCCGCATGCCACTTGAAGACAACAGCTTTGACATTATTTTTTGTAATCATGTGCTCGAACACATAGACGACGAACAGCAGGCGCTGCGGGAATTGTACAGAGTGCTGCGTCCCGGTGGTTGGGCACTTCTTCAAGTGCCTATCAACTACGAGCTGGAACACACCTTCGAAGACCCCAGCATAGAAAGCCCCGAAGCACGTGAAAAATACTACGGACAAAACGACCACGTGCGCCAATATGGGCGCGACTATGCTCAACGTTTAGAAAAAGCAGGCTTTCGAGTGAAGGCAGATGCCTTTGTAAAAACACTGCCGCCCGATGAAGTGCGTCGTTTTGCGCTTCCCGCCAACGAAATTCTGTATATTGCCGTAAAACCATAGTTCTTTTCAAGAGAAAGCCAAAAATCAGACTACTATGAAGATACATCCTTTTCGAGTGCTTATGGTCTTACCTTGCTTTTTTATGATGCTGCCCGGCTTTGCGCAAAAAGAAAGCTACAGCCGTGCCGATTCGCTTTTAGGTACGCTCACGCCCCTGCGCGGCTGCTACGACGTACACCATTATGACTTGTCTTTGCGCATTCTGCCCGAAAGCAAAAGCATCAGCGGCAGCAATACTATTTATTTCACCGCTACCCGCACTTTCAAAGAAATGCAGATAGATTTGGCTGCTAATCTCGCCATTCGGCGCATCGAGTGGAAGGGAAGTGCTCTTCCTTTCAACAGAGAAGCGCAAGCGGTATATGTCCGCTTTCCCAAAAATATAAAAGCGGGTAGCCAAAGCAGTATTACGGTTTACTACGAAGGCAAACCACAAGAAGCCCGCAATGCTCCGTGGGATGGGGGCTTTGTATGGAAAAGCCATCAAGGCAAGCTTTGGATAGGCGTTGCCTGCGAAGGCGTGGGCGCACACGTATGGTATCCTAACAAAGACCACCTGTCAGACGAACCGGACAGCGTGCGCCTGCATTATGAAGTACCGCAAGGCTTATGGGCTGTGGGCAACGGGCAGTTTGCAGGAATTGACACCCTTCAAGATGGCTTCGTACGTTTTCATTGGCGCGTAACCTATCCCATCAACAACTACAACATCACACTGTATGTAGCGCCATATGTGCATTGGCAAGACGAATACACCAGCGACGATGAAAAAAGGCTACGGTTAGATTATTTCGTACTGCCCGGCAATGAAGAGAAGGCGAAACAGCAATTCGCACAAGTAAAACCCATGCTCCGCTGCTATGAAAAGTATTTCGGGAAATATCCTTTTTGGCGCGATGGCTATAAGCTGGTAGAGTCGCCCTATTTGGGCATGGAACACCAAAGTGCCATTGCCTATGGCAACGGTTACCAGAATGGCTATCTTGGGCGCAGCCTCAGCACCGCTACCCAAATAGGCGAGCGCTTCGACTTTATCATCATCCACGAGTCGGGACATGAATATTGGGGCAACCTGTTGAGCTGCCAGGACCGCGCCGACATGTGGCTGCACGAAAGTTGGTGCACTTATAGCGAAGCCCTTTATGTGGAATGTATGTGGGGCAAAGATGCTGCCGATGCTTATTTAGCAGGTTACCGCCCGCTCATACAAAACCAAGCGCTCATGCTGGCACCACGGGGTGTGCATGCCGACCCACCCGGCGATATTTATTTCAAAGGCGCTTTGATGCTGCAAACGCTGCGTCACATCGTTGCCAACGACAAATTATGGTTCCGTGCCATACGGTCGGTACTCGAAGAGTTCGGCTATAAAACGGTGGACACACCCACTTTTATTCGCTTTTTCTCGCAGCAGCTCAATGCTGATTACAGCCTTTTCTTCAAGCAGTATCTTGAATACAAAGACATCCCAGTGTTTGAATACCATGTACTGCGCGGCAAGCTGCATTACCGCTGGAAAGCCAACGTGCCCGAGTTCGAGATGCCTTTTGTGGTATCATGGCCCGGTGAAACCCACCGCCTACGTGTAACTACCCAATGGCAAAGCCTACCCCTGCCGCATCAAGTAAAAAAGGAAGATTTGATTTTCGACACCCATCATTTCCTCGTTGATGTGAAAGAAACCTACGAAAACTGACCTTCCTCGTCTTGTTTTTTGTTGTATAAGCACAAAGCAGGGATTTTTAACGAAAAAAGTGTTATGACCATACAGTTCGATTCTTTTCAAGAGTGGGCTCAATTTTGCCAAAAACATAACTGCAAACTCTACGAGCCGGTACTGCGCTACGAAATAGAGCTACGCAACCGCAGCGAGGAAGAGATATGGGCACACATGCGCAAAGCCTACGGCGTGATGTGTGAAGCCATAGAAACAGGCTTAACCGAAGACATGCGCTCCCGCTCGGGCATGATTGATAACGGCGGCAAGAAAGTGTATCACAGCCCGATAACGGTGCTTTCGCCCGAATTCCAAAAGCTGGTAGCCCGGGCAGTTGCTGCCAAAGAAGTCAACTCCTGCATGGGGCGTATCGTAGCAGCGCCCACGGCTGGTGCTTCGGGCATCATGCCAGCGGTGCTCTATACTCTGCAAGAGGTACACCAGTTGCCCGAACAAGTGATTCTTGAAAGCATGCTGGTAGCAGCAGGCATTGCCCTCATCATCGAAAAGAAAGCGGGCATTGCAGGTGCAGTAGGCGGCTGCCAAGCAGAAACCGGCACCGCTGCTGCCATGGGCGCCGGCGCTATAGTGTATGCTCTGGGGGGCAATACCGAACAGGTATTTAATGCCGTGGGCATCACCATACAGTGCATGCTGGGCTTGGTATGCGACCCCATCGCTGGGTTGGTAGAAATGCCCTGCGTGGTACGCAATGCAAGCGCCGCTGCCATTGCTTACTCCTCAGCGCAGCTATCCATAGCAGGCATGAGTGGTGTGGTACCCGTAGATGAATGTGTGATGGCGATGGGTGAAGTAGGACAAAGCATGGAAACCCGCTATAAAGAAACTGCCCAAGGCGGCTTGGCAACAACCCCTACCGGGCTTGCCATAGCTCAAAGGGTGCTTGTGCAGGATATAGAAATCCTCGATGATGAAGAGCAACAAGAAAACCAATAAAAAATAAAATACGTTAAGTCGCTTGAAATAAACAGCGTTGCCTGCCATTTCAAGCGGAATGAAGCCCAAATTCTCGTAGCTTAGCATTCAAAGGGAGAAGAGTCAACTCGGAGATTCTGAATATTGAGTTCGGACTCAACGAGCTCTATCCCCAAAAGCCTGCATTAGGTGAGTGTCTGGTTTTTCTTTTCCAATCGAAAGAGCTCTTCTTTGACAGCAACCAAACTGCTCTTTATTCTTGATAGATGCACATACTGAAACTTTTTCGTGGCTCAATTGCCGATGAAAAACAGCCCCGTTTACTTTTTAAAAGGCATATAGCTTTTTTACGCCTTATTTTGTTATCTTTTCAGCAAAGGTTCTTTTTAAAGTTACAACTTTACAGAGATTGAAAAACAAACCCTATGAAAACAGACATCCGCAATCCTTTACTTGTTGAAAGCGAGCATCCTTTTGCTGCCCCCGATTTTCCTGCCATACAAACAGAACACTACTTGCCCGCCTTGCAAGAAGCAATAGAGCAAGCCAAAGCAGAAATTGAAGCCATTGCGCAGAACCCCGCAACGCCCGATTTCTTCAACACCATAGAGGCGCTGGAGCGTGCAGGCAA comes from Thermonema lapsum and encodes:
- a CDS encoding zinc-dependent metalloprotease, which translates into the protein MKYTWIPLVAILLLLGQAQPSHAQLFGKKKKKAQVAQQAPSQDKKKKSIEDITSKCTAYDGLFKLYQNKEDGTVYMLIEAPQLEKEYIYFSHVVDGAVPAGSFRGAFRGNAIFSVRRHFDRIEFINKNTSFYFDPKSPLSRAAHANISDAVLVSVKIEAADEKNERYLIKADEVFLAEHFNPIKPNYPPEYKGFKLGNLSKEKTKFVALKNYPANTDVIVEYVFDNSNPGERAEELADSRFVSIFFQHTLIEMPQNDFVPVLDDPRVGYFTTQVNDMTTTKAVNYRDLVHKWHLKKKNPNAELSEPVEPIVFWIENTTPYEFRDIIRQAGLRWNEAFEKAGFKNAIDIRVQPDTADWDAGDIRYNVLRWTSSPTPPFGGYGPSFVNPRTGQILGADIMLEFVFFTNRLRQQEAFDVAGISQWLQSKEEWLEKHPNACEASYYMHQAALFGVTALSLTGASEAEIKEYVENALYYLVLHEMGHTLGLNHNMKASQLHMPDEIHDKQLTQQVGLTASVMDYPAANLALDKAKQGQFFTTKPGPYDHWAIEFAYGNLEDPDAEAQRRQKLLERSTEHALMFGNDADDMRTPGRGIDPRVMIYDLSGDVVTYSMQRMELCRRLLGELLERYRQAHENESYQLLRNQYLIITTEMAYAANNLSRYVGGVYVERAFVGQKGATQPFKPVEREKQKQAMRNLERYVFAPDAFNAPSALYAHLQMQRRGFNFANNNEDPEIHTRVLNIQQTVLSHLLHPNTLTRIVNSELYGNAYPLSEMMTDLTNAIFMADLSGKVNTFRRNLQVEYVNRLLQVAGLHKGQPYPHVVREMAFYELQRIKELMKRNAGADLATKAHRNYLVFLIEKAERTD
- a CDS encoding ferredoxin, producing the protein MKKKYRVIQYRQKCIGCNACVEVAPERWRMSKKDGKSVLLGAKEKKGIFSVLIHEEELEANRLAAEYCPVNIIRILDT
- a CDS encoding U32 family peptidase encodes the protein MAQMELMAPAGSFEAIASAVKAGANSIYFGIEQLNMRARSSINFTLEDLPKIVDMTASKGVKSYITLNTIIYDHDLRLMREIVDASKAAGVNAIIASDHAVMSYCRRVGMPVHISTQANITNIETVEFYSAFADVMVMARELSLKQVADIVREIERRQVKGPSGELVRIEIFGHGALCMAVSGKCYLSLHSHNASANRGACIQNCRRSYIVIDKEEGYELEIDNEYIMSAKDLCTIDFLDKIIEAGVSVLKIEGRGRSADYVYVTTRCYREAIDSIAEGTYTPEKIAEWKERLATVYNRGFWDGYYLGRKLGEWSKEYGSAATKRKIYLGRGRKYFDRIGVAEFEMETHSLRVGDEIMITGPTTGFIQTKVEELRIDDRPVEEVKKGDIFSVKVPEKVRPSDKLYKVVEVSQKAETEA
- the prmC gene encoding peptide chain release factor N(5)-glutamine methyltransferase, which encodes MPVKPYKEWERGLLERLLVVYTEPEARAIARWLLEKRACAGSAQRLLNAPLSLSEAVSRRIEQDIERLLRHEPVQYVLGEAYFFGMRFEVSPAVLIPRRETEELVEWVLQSIAPGQPLRLLDIGTGSGCIAITLKKHLPAVEVHAWDVSSQALEQAARNAAFHHVEIRFSHKDVLREAAASTHNEQWEVIVSNPPYIPKKEKALMQRHVLDYEPPIALFVDDSRPLLFYEAIARYAWHTLLPGGYLFFEIHEDYGMACKHMLEQYGFQQVQLRRDMQGKQRMLRACKA
- a CDS encoding class I SAM-dependent methyltransferase — encoded protein: MKALIRWSLRFIPRPWLQRAVPAIFPILAVWYRGKRYECPICQSRWRKMLPYGRVQMRANALCPKCQSLERHRLIWLYLQRKTDFFSAPHKVLHIAPEVCFVERFKQLPQLKYYTADLESPWADIKMDIRRMPLEDNSFDIIFCNHVLEHIDDEQQALRELYRVLRPGGWALLQVPINYELEHTFEDPSIESPEAREKYYGQNDHVRQYGRDYAQRLEKAGFRVKADAFVKTLPPDEVRRFALPANEILYIAVKP
- a CDS encoding M1 family metallopeptidase, with amino-acid sequence MKIHPFRVLMVLPCFFMMLPGFAQKESYSRADSLLGTLTPLRGCYDVHHYDLSLRILPESKSISGSNTIYFTATRTFKEMQIDLAANLAIRRIEWKGSALPFNREAQAVYVRFPKNIKAGSQSSITVYYEGKPQEARNAPWDGGFVWKSHQGKLWIGVACEGVGAHVWYPNKDHLSDEPDSVRLHYEVPQGLWAVGNGQFAGIDTLQDGFVRFHWRVTYPINNYNITLYVAPYVHWQDEYTSDDEKRLRLDYFVLPGNEEKAKQQFAQVKPMLRCYEKYFGKYPFWRDGYKLVESPYLGMEHQSAIAYGNGYQNGYLGRSLSTATQIGERFDFIIIHESGHEYWGNLLSCQDRADMWLHESWCTYSEALYVECMWGKDAADAYLAGYRPLIQNQALMLAPRGVHADPPGDIYFKGALMLQTLRHIVANDKLWFRAIRSVLEEFGYKTVDTPTFIRFFSQQLNADYSLFFKQYLEYKDIPVFEYHVLRGKLHYRWKANVPEFEMPFVVSWPGETHRLRVTTQWQSLPLPHQVKKEDLIFDTHHFLVDVKETYEN
- the sdaAA gene encoding L-serine ammonia-lyase, iron-sulfur-dependent, subunit alpha; the protein is MTIQFDSFQEWAQFCQKHNCKLYEPVLRYEIELRNRSEEEIWAHMRKAYGVMCEAIETGLTEDMRSRSGMIDNGGKKVYHSPITVLSPEFQKLVARAVAAKEVNSCMGRIVAAPTAGASGIMPAVLYTLQEVHQLPEQVILESMLVAAGIALIIEKKAGIAGAVGGCQAETGTAAAMGAGAIVYALGGNTEQVFNAVGITIQCMLGLVCDPIAGLVEMPCVVRNASAAAIAYSSAQLSIAGMSGVVPVDECVMAMGEVGQSMETRYKETAQGGLATTPTGLAIAQRVLVQDIEILDDEEQQENQ